Genomic segment of Bacteroidota bacterium:
CCAATTGGGTTTATCAACAGGTACCTGCTTGAGATATTTATCGGACTGTTTTCCCTTCGCTTCTTTCTGCAGCAAGGGCAAAAACTAAAAATGCAGCCCTATCTGCACTTGCCGATCAGCCTAAAACGGCTCGTTTACTTCTTTCAGGCGTTTTCTCTCCTGAGCTTCCACAATATAATCCCCTACCTGTTTTTCATCCCGTTCAGCATACGGTATTTGTGGCAGGGTTATCCGGGTCCTGGGGGCGCGATGTTCTGGCTCGCCGGCATCACGCTCATCCTGCTCATTTCCCACTACACCAACAACCTGCTGCGCGCAATTCTTACCAAAAACACGTGGTTCTACGTGCTCACGATCAGCGTCTTTGCATCGCTGCTGGTGCTCGACCAGGTGATAAATACGCAATACTTGCAGCTCTTTTCGGAGATACTGTTTGAAGAACTGCTGCGGCAAAATCTGATTTTATTGGGCCTGCTTTTGTCGCTCGCGGTAAGCATCGTATTATACTCAAGCGCGCTTATCCAGCAAAACCTGCTGGCCTCACCCGTGGTTGCCCAGCATCAGCGCACGCAGCGTACCAACATCATTTTTGCGCCCGAACGCGGGCAGGTACTCAACCTGATCTTGCTTGAACTCAAGATGATCTGGCGCAACAAGCGGCCCAAACACTATTTTTTGCTTTCTGTAGTTTTTGCTGTGGCATACATCGCCTTGATGCTCACTGAAAGCCAGGTGTTTAGCTCCCGTGCAATCTCGGCGATCATAGGTATTTTTGCTTCAGGTACGTTTGCGCTGAATTACGGGCAGCTTATGTTTTCCTGGGAAAGCACCTATTTTGACGGGTTTCTTGCCCGCAACATCCGGCCAGAAGAACTGATTCTGGCAAAACTGATGTTGCTGCAGGGTTCATGCCTGGTCTTCTTTTTGATCAGCCTGCCGCTTTTCATATTTTTGAGCCCTAACCTGCTGTTGTTACACGTTACGTTTTTGTTTTACAACGCCGGCGTAACGAGTGTTTTGATGCTTGCCTTGGCCGTTCGCAACCAGCGACGGGTCAACATAGCCCGAAGCGGCAGCTTCTTTAATTACGAAGGATTCTCAGCCATGCACTGGCTCTGGATCCTGCCCACGATAACGCCCCCGGCAATTTTGCTCTATTTCCTGGAGAACATCACCTGGACTGCGTTGTTGTTTATCGGCGGTATTGGTGTGACTAGTCTGGTTCTGTCGAAACGATGGAGCTTGTTTTTCACAGAGCAGCTACTCGACAAAAAGTACGTGATGGCTTCAGGATTCAGGCAATATGAGAGTTGAAGTAGAACAGCTAACCAAGCGATACGGCGAGTTTTTTGCCCTGGAGATCCCGGCCTTGCACATCGAGTCCGGCGCTACCTTTGGCCTTGTCGGCAACAACGGAGCCGGCAAAACGACCTTCCTCCGCCTGCTGCTCGACCTTCTCCGCGCAGATACGGGCACCATTGCCATTCACGAATGGATTGTAGCACAAACCGACGACTGGAAATGCCACATCGGTTCGTATCTCGACGAATCGTTCCTGCTCGATTACCTCACGCCCCTTGAGTTCTTTTCTTTTGTGGGCAGCCTGTACGGATTCTCTAAAAAAGAGACCATCACCCGCGTTGAACCCTATCGTGATTTTCTGCCTGCAGACGCGCTACATGCCAGCAGTAAATACATCAGAGACCTTTCTAAGGGCAACGCCAAGAAAGTCGGCATTGTCGCCGCCATGTTTGTGCAGCCTGAAATTGTGATCCTCGATGAACCCTTTGCCAACCTGGACCCCCGCTCTCAAATTGTACTGAAGAGTTTGCTGCAAAAGCTGAACAAAGAGAAAGGATCAACCTTGCTGATTTCAAGCCACGACCTTGCCCACGTAACGGAAGTATGTGAACGCATTGCCGTACTGGAAGAAGGCAAGCTAGCGCAAGAAATCCAAACGTCTGACGCCACCTTGCGCGAACTCGAAACGTACTTCGCCACACAGTAACCAGCACCATACGTGCTTATCCCAACGCCACTTCCAACGCTTTTCGATACGCTTTGAGGGTGTCACCCAGTTCTTTGGGGCCATGCTCGGTTGAGAAGAAGTAGGCCTCAAACTGCGAAGGCGCCAGGTACACGCCAGCATCAAGCATCGCATGAAAGAAACGACCGTAAGTCTCTGTGTCACAAGTCTTTGCAGTGGCATAATCCACAACTTCGACGTCGGTAAAGAAGAGGCATCCCATGGACCCGACGCGGGTTGTGTAGCAGCTGTGTCCGAGTGAGAACAGGATATCGCGCACCCCTTCTTCGAGCGCAGCTCCGTAAATCTCGAGCCGGCTATAAAAGCTGGGGTCGTCAGCAATTTTTTTAAGGGTTGCAAAGCCGGCATGCATGGCAAGTGGATTACCAGAAAGCGTTCCAGCCTGATAAACGGGACCAACGGGCGACACATAATCCATTACGTCTGCCCTGCCGCCATAAGCGCCTACAGGCAGCCCGCCACCAACAATTTTACCCAACGTGGTCAGGTCGGGTAATACACCGTACAAAGCCTGTGCCCCGCCCGGTGCTACCCTGAAGCCTGTCATCACTTCGTCGAAAATGAGCAAAATGCCGTGGGTATCACACAACGATCGCAAGCCTTCCAGAAATCCGGGTTTAGGCGGTACACATCCCATGTTGCCGGCAATCGGTTCCAGTATGATGCAGGCAATTTCGCCTTCGTTGGCTTTTACAATGGCCTCCACGTGTGATAAATCGTTGTAGCGAGCGAGCAGGGTATCCTGCGCTGTCCCGGGCGTTACGCCGGGAGAGTTCGGCGCGCCAAAGGTCATCGCGCCACTTCCAGCGGCAATCAGGAAACTGTCGCCATGTCCGTGGTAGTTGCCTTCAAACTTTATGATTTTATCCCTTCCCGTAAAACCACGTGCCAACCGAGCGGCGCTCATGGTCGCTTCAGTCCCAGAGTTGACAAACCGTACTTTTTCGATAGAGGGCACAAGTTCGCACACCAGGCTTGCGAGCTCTATTTCGATGACAGTGGGTGCACCAAAGGAAGTGGAATGTCCAGCTGCTTTCTTAACCGCCTTGATCACATCGGGATCAGCGTGGCCAAACAGCATGGGCCCCCAGGAGCCGATGTAATCGATATAGGCGTTGCCATCAACATCGGTTACGTAGGCGCCGGCAGCCTTTTTGAAGAAGCGTGGCGTCCCACCAACGCTTTTGAATGCACGGACCGGTGAGTTCACCCCACCAGGGATTACATGCTGGGCACGTTTGTACGCTTCAGCACTTTTCTTTGCTTTAGGAGAATTGGCCATCAAATAAAATAAATCAACGGGGTCTTAAACGTAGTGCCGCAACATACGTCAGCCTTACACACTTACGCAGCAGACTCTGTGCTAACGCTCGGGGCATTTATGGCTGGGCCTCCATCAATCGTCCACTTACGCGCCTCGGTAATCAACTCACACTGATGACAGCGGGTGCAACGGTCTTCAGATTTATAGCGGGGCAACTTGTTTAGTGGGCGCAATGGATAGCTGCGCGCATCAGCAGGTGCGCCATCACCAGACGTTTGTACGTCAGCCTGATTTGGCAGTACCAGTTGGGAGACAGTGACTTCACCCAACGCTTCTATGAAAAGCGGATGGCTGTTGAGACCGGAAACCACTTCATAGTGGTGAATGCCAAAGTCTTCAGCCTCTTCCCTAATTTCAATATCGAGTTCAAATGCCGTTTCGACATGGTCCGACACAAAGGCAACCGGGACCATCAGTACAGCCTTTACCTCTTTCTTGGCCAGTTCCTCAAGCTTGTCGGGCGTGCTTGGGGTGAGCCATTCTGCCGGTCCAACTTTGCTCTGGAAAGCCACGTGGAAAGTACGGTCGTCTGTGCGGGTATTCATAACCTGCTCTACCGTACTGTTCACCAGGCAGCAATACGGATCCCTGCGCTCTTTCATCTCGCGCGTTGGGGTACCGTGGGCGCTAAACACAAGGTGTACGTCATTCCGAATTTCCCGTGGGAAGCGCTGGAGTGCTTCATCAATGCGTTCGTTGAGCGCTTTCAAGTATTTCGGGTTGGCTGCATATTCAAAAGCAAACGTAGTCGGCCAGGCATTAATTTCGCCGGCTTCTTCCAACATCCACCAGTATAGCAAGGAAGATCCGGTTGTCGTTTTTGAGTACTGGGGGTACAGCGGCATCAGAATCACTTTTGTGATGCCGTCAGCCTTCATCTGCGCAGCAGCTTCTTCGCTTGTAGGATGCCAGTACCGCATTGCCACGTAGGTGTGGAAAGAAACGCCGGCTTTTTTGCCGTACGCTTCATTGAGGTGCTTCTCGAGATGGTCCGCCTGCTCCTTTGTCAGTCTGTTGATCGGTGACCCACCGCCAATCTCTTCGTAGTCTTTGGCAACCTTCTTGGAGCGGGTTTTAGAAATCAGGCTTGAGATCCAGTGTCGCAAAATCCCTTTCAAGGGAATATCTATGATGGCCGGATCCATAAAGAGGTTGTACAGAAACGGCGCTACATCTTTGGTTGAATTGGGGCCACCAAGATTCAGTAATACAACCGCCACTTTATCCCCTTTCTCTAGTTCGAGGGGATCAGTTGAGTAATACGCTCCTGTAATCAAGCGCTGATCATACTCATATTTCTTCAGAAACTGTCTTGGGGTCATTTTATGTATACGACAAAAATTACGTGCTTAGTAAGGGCTTAAATGGATTTTAGACACCCTTCAGTTCCGTCTTTACCTTGAAGTTTTTACGAATCGGGTGTTGTGTATTTTCAGGGAGTTAGGAAAAAGCAAGTCACTTCCTGATACACACTGTTTGCACGCAAGCTACGGGGTTAAAGGGAGAGCCAGTCGCGCGGCTCAAAGAACCACTGCGCCTTTTCTTCGGGTGATCCTGGCTCGGGCTGCCAATCGTAGTGCCACTGCACTGCGGGTGGCAAGCTCATCAGGATGCTCTCCGTTCTTCCGTCGGTTTCAATACCAAAGCGAGTGCCGCGGTCGAAAAGCAGGTTAAATTCGACATAGCGCCCGCGTCGGGTTTCGTGATACTGTTTCTCCCGGTCACCATAAGGCTGATCTTTGCGCCGGTTTACGATGGGGAGGTAGGCGTCGAGAAACGTATTGCCGGCATCCTGTACGTAATTAAACGCTTCTTCAGGCTCATTTCGTACATAATCAAAGAAGATACCTCCCACACCGCGGGTTTCTTTGCGGTGTCGCAGGTAGAAATACGCATCACAACGTGCTTTGAATTCAGCATACGAAGCAAGCGGATGGGCATCACAAACCTTCTTCCATTCACGATGGAAATGTTGTGCGTCCTCGATGTACGGATAATACGGCGTCAGGTCCGCGCCACCACCAAACCATTGGTCAATCGGGGCATGTAGATTTTCCCCAAGTGCAAAGTAACGGAAGTTGGCATGAACGGTTGGCACATAAGGCGACCTTGGGTGCACAACCAGCGAGATACCCGTTGCAAAAAATTGCGTTGCCGGCACATCCAGCACCTTGGCCATACGCTCCGGCAAAATGCCGTGCACCGCTGACGTGTTTACACCGGCTTTTTCGAATACCACTCCACCCGCCATCACGCGGGTACGACCGCCGCCGCCGCCTTCACGAGACCAAAAGTCTTCCTGAAAGGCTGCCCCCCCATCGAGGGCTTCAAAAGCATGGCAAATATCATCCTGCAAACGCTGTACAAACGTCTGCATACGCGTCGCCATCGACTGGTCAGGAGCTTCTTCTTGCAACACAGAATTGATCAGGGTCTCTTTTTCCACAGTAATATCTATTCCTTAGCTTACAGTGTAATGCATACCTTACCAAAAAGAAAGCAACAACCTCGCCAGATACAGGGTACTGCCATTTAACGGTATACAGACAATCACCTAATCCTTACATACATGACCATTATAGAGTATGCGCCGACGGAAGAAGAAATTCTGGACTTTGTAAATGATAGCATCCGTCAGATGCAGGAAACCGCGATTGAACCCAAATACATCATGCTTGGCCCCGAGGCCTATACAACGATGCAACAAGCTATGGGAAAGCGCTTTAACCGAGATGCAGGTGCATTTGAAACTTACCAATTCTTTCCTATCGTTGTGGATCCCCTTCGGAAAGACACCGTCTGCGTACTCCCCGCCCCCGCCCGTTGCGTCGATGAAGTAACTATTCAAAGAGTCGGCTAATTTCGGGTTTTCGGGTTTTCGGGTTTTCGGGTTGCTTCTAAATCACATTAACCACCACATACCTCACTCCAAACTCCTCACTCCACACTCCTCTCTCCAAACTGCTCTCTCCTCACCCCTTCACCAATCCCTTAATATGCGCTTTAAACGCCGTGCCCCAAGAATCTGGCGGCGGTGCGGTCCAGCCCATTTTTTCGCCCAGCGTTGGATGCTCCAGCCGCAGGAGGTAACTGTGCAAGGCAAGGTTACGGCCATCCAGTTCTGTTTTTGCGCGGTAACGAAAGTCTCCTATAATGCGGTGTCCGATGTTGGCAAGTTGCACCCTGATCTGGTGTGGACGCCCGGTACCTAGTTTCACTTCTACCAGCGATCGATTGCCTTCTATTGCCAGGCTCTTATAGGTCAGTTCTGCCCGTAGCCCTTTTGGATGGTCAGCTGTGACAACGCGTACCTTGCGATGATCTTTCCATACGTAGTTCACCAGCGTTTCGCTGCCTGTAAGCCGGCCTTCCACCATGGCGATGTACCGCTTTTCGATGGTGCGCTGCTTGAATTGCTGCGTGACGCGGCTGGCGGCTTTTGAGGTACGGGGAAACACCATCACACCCGATACAGGGCGATCCAATCGGTGTACCAAGGCCAAAAATACATTACCGGGTTTGTTGAAATGATCTTTGAGGTAGGCTTTGGCGAGGCTGTGCAAATCTTTGTCCCCGGAAGCATCCCCCTGTGTCAGCGTTCCGGCCGGCTTGTTTACAATGAGCAGGTGATTGTCCATATACAATACCCGCGACGCCACCATGGCTATGCCGTCAGCAAGCGAAAGCGGCGCATCGGTCGACACGCTTCTCGATTTGCGCCCCTTTCCTTGAGAACCCTTGTGGTTGCCGGCGCTTTTTCCTTGATCCATCCTGTTTCGTTCTGCTCCTTTCATATTACAGCACAACTCTTATTTCTGCGCAGCATCTTACAATACAGCCAAACGATCACGATCAGCCCGTGTAAGGCCTTTAACAACCAGAGCATACGAGTGATCGATCAATTCGCGCACGTCAGCATCAGGCAGGGTGCCGTCGCATACCACCGTATTCCAGTGCTTTTTGCTCATGTGATAGCCAGGCTGGACTGCTTCATAAGCTTCTCTGAGCTCGATCGCCCGTTCAGGATCACATTTAAGGTTGATTGACAACGGACGCGCTTCGATGTTGGTGAGCGCAAACATTTTACCCATCACCTTATACACGAGGGTCGTCTCATCAAACGGGAAGGTCTCAGTCACGCCTTTCTTTTGGAGGCAATAATTGCAGAAGGTCTCGAAGTTCATGGGTAGCCGGCGCTTATCCGTTCATGTAGCCCGTATACAAAAAGAAAATAACAACCAGACTGAGTCCCCACCGGATATAGTTTTCCCGGCGTAACAGGACGTGTTTCATGAGCAATGCACCAATGGGTGCGGCAAACCCATAAACCGTAATAAAACCAAGTGCCATGCTTTCCGCCCAGTTACCCATAAATCCGTCAAAATTGAGGGTTCTGATCATTTCCCAGGTGTCACCAAAGAACAGCCCCAGCACAAGCTTGCCGGCAACGAACACACTGCCAAGCTCCAGATACAGTAAAACTTCTGTCCGGGCTTTTTTATTAAACGGTGCGTAGAGCAGACCGAGCAATGGGCGGATGTATAATTTCCACCGCCGGCCCGGTTCATTAAAGTGATAAAATAGCCGCAACCGGTAATCCCAGTGAATCATGCCACCTACAAATGGCCATTGGTGCCAGGGAACGAGCATATCGACAAAATTGATCATCAGTACCATGGTTACAACGGCATAGGCGGCGCCGTTATACCCTGAACCTCCAGTGATCGCCCCCAGCAAAAACCCAAAAAAGAGCAACGCCAAAGCGTCGGCGATAAATTCTCGCCGTTTGCCCCACCGGGTTTGGGGTTTGCCTTTTGGGTTGAGACGCGCTTGGCCCCAGGCAGGATAATCGAGAAATGCGTCCGGTGTTGCCACAGGTACGTAGTCCATACCGATGGGAGGTTCGTCAGCAGCCTCGCGGCGATCCTGTTCGGCATTGTATGCCGTAACCATGCTGCGCACTTTTGCAATATCCAGGATCCACCATACCAGTACGCCCCCCAACGTGGCGAGCATCAGGATACCGTATCCCACCTGTCCTACATAAAACCTGTGGAGGCCAAGAAAACCGCCCAAATAACACAGCACGCGTGCAATACCCTCATTTTTCCGTCGGTAGGTATGGAGTTCACGAACTAACTGGTTGTGCACCATCGGGTCAACTTGCTGGTATGGCGCAGCAGGTGCGGCTACAAAAGCCTGCGGCATTGCACGCATCGCATGTGCGGCTTTGGAGGCAGTATTTTTTAAGATATTGCCCTTTCCTACCCGTTCACTTTCCATTACATACCTTGCTGTTTGCGCCTATGTATTACCCCGATTCGGAAGAATGACCTACAAGTCGTAGTGATTTCTCTAGAGCCTTGCCATGTAATTTGCACACAATCGTGACATTTAACAGGTAAGCCTTCTTTTTATTAGTTCACATCAATCGACGCCCCGGTCCTAAGATAGACTGAAAGCATAAGAAAAATAAGAACACCCCATGCAAGCAATAGCTAGTAGCAACACCACATCCTACAGTACTGCATATCGCTTACTCGAAGAGGGTCAATTGGAGGAGGCCGGCATGCTGTTCGGCACCCTCAACTACCATGAACTGTCTCGCGAAGAGGCACTTGCTGCACGCGTCGAAGCTATTCAGATTGCCATTCTTCAGGAACGGTTCTCTGATGCACTAACCCATGCTGAAGCCGCGCTTCAGATTGCAGAACATGAGCCGCTTATCCACCACCTCGCCGGCCGCGCCCGTTGGGAGCAAGGCGATCAGTGGACCGCAGCTGAATCATTTGTATATGCTGCTGAACTCCTGGAAGGCCTCCACGCTGAACAGCCACCAGCACAGTACAATGCAGATCCTTCTCAGGTATATTTCATGGCTGCAGAAGCCTGCCGTGCTTTTGAACAACATGCCGAGGCAATGGACTTTTACCAGCGCGCACATAAATATGCGCTACAATAACAGTATATGATTAAACAACTACTATAAGTAATTACAGGCTACCCGCCAAAACCGGAACTGTGCCCCCCGACCTATCGTACGTTAGGCTGTTCTAAACCACACTTCTTGTCGCTTTAGAACAACAGTAGTTTAACCGCACTCAAGGCACTTTTCCTGCGAACTACTTTTAAGAATCTGTGCCGCCCACGGCGCGCATTCATTGATCTAACTAACACGTTCTTCTAGTCACTGCGCATTCTAGCAGCTTTCGTTCGATAGCAAACTCTTTTGTCCAGTTCTTCTGTTTTTTCGCATCCTTGAAAGTAAGTGGATTTTCACAATTAACCTGGCCGGCAGAAGCACCCGCAAATGCCCCATCAAATCCCTTACAGACGCGATTTAGACCACTTTCAAGAGATCTCCTTTGCTTTGAGCCAAAGACGCAGAAGCAGTGCGCATAAGACTTAAAAAATTACTATTTCAAGCGCTTATCGTGTGCATCTGATGGGGACCTATCCTCTTGTATTTCCTACGCCTCGGCCCTAAAACCCCGGTCCTGCCGGAAACAGGAGCCGTCAGATTCGCCAACATCTTGCTGATGCTGGCTATTCTGCATTCAGGCCTTGCCTGAGCATAAGGGATTCAAGGATGATATTCCGCACTGGTATGCGCAGCCTAATTGATGAATTAGTCATTATTAACAGTTTCAGCAAATTGCGTCGCTCTCCGTTTCAATTTCTCTTTATCATTTCCAGCTTCGTTCTCGTGTTCGGATCTGCGTGGCCGTCCCAGGCCGATGCACAATCCCGACGCCCTTCGACCGTTTGGGGGCCCGTTACGCTGGGCGGTACCGTGGGCTTTTCTACAGAAGCTTACAGCGCTAGCGGTATCAATGCGCGCCGGCCCAATGGAAGCGGGCGGCTATTTGGTAAAACGAGCGCGTCTATCAAGGATGTCCGGTACGGACTCGACTTCCTCCTTTCCACGGAAGACGATCGATTGCGTCAATCGCTCAACCGTGTTGCCGCTTCTGTTGCTTACAACAACTGGGATGCTACAGTGGGCGACTTCAGCCCTCGCTTGAATAAATATGGATTAAATGGCGCCACCGTCCGCGGTGCTTCGCTTTCTTATGCGCCCGGTGATCTTTATTTCTCCTTTATGGCCGGCAGGTCTCGCCGCGCTGTTGACACCGGCGTAGGTGCACTCATCAGGCGCCCGGCGTTTGATCGAAATCTTTTCTCTGCCAGCGTAGGCGTGGGCCCCAAAACAGCAAACCACTTCCACTTGCAAGGACTCATTGCGCGCGACAAAGAGACTTCGCTTTCCACAGAAACAGCGGCACAGCCGGCTGAAAACGTAAGCTTCACGCCCTCTTTTGGCCTGTTCTTGCTTGAAAACAGCCTCGAAATCCGTGGCGAACTCACAGGATCTGCCTTCACGCGTGACGTGCGCGCAGCTGAAACAAGTGGTGATCTAACCCCTTCTTTCTTTGGCCTGTTTACACCGCGCGTTGGAAGCCGGTTTGATTATGCCAGCGATTTCAGCGCACGATACAGCATACAGGATTTC
This window contains:
- a CDS encoding DUF5687 family protein: PIGFINRYLLEIFIGLFSLRFFLQQGQKLKMQPYLHLPISLKRLVYFFQAFSLLSFHNIIPYLFFIPFSIRYLWQGYPGPGGAMFWLAGITLILLISHYTNNLLRAILTKNTWFYVLTISVFASLLVLDQVINTQYLQLFSEILFEELLRQNLILLGLLLSLAVSIVLYSSALIQQNLLASPVVAQHQRTQRTNIIFAPERGQVLNLILLELKMIWRNKRPKHYFLLSVVFAVAYIALMLTESQVFSSRAISAIIGIFASGTFALNYGQLMFSWESTYFDGFLARNIRPEELILAKLMLLQGSCLVFFLISLPLFIFLSPNLLLLHVTFLFYNAGVTSVLMLALAVRNQRRVNIARSGSFFNYEGFSAMHWLWILPTITPPAILLYFLENITWTALLFIGGIGVTSLVLSKRWSLFFTEQLLDKKYVMASGFRQYES
- a CDS encoding ABC transporter ATP-binding protein, coding for MRVEVEQLTKRYGEFFALEIPALHIESGATFGLVGNNGAGKTTFLRLLLDLLRADTGTIAIHEWIVAQTDDWKCHIGSYLDESFLLDYLTPLEFFSFVGSLYGFSKKETITRVEPYRDFLPADALHASSKYIRDLSKGNAKKVGIVAAMFVQPEIVILDEPFANLDPRSQIVLKSLLQKLNKEKGSTLLISSHDLAHVTEVCERIAVLEEGKLAQEIQTSDATLRELETYFATQ
- the hemL gene encoding glutamate-1-semialdehyde 2,1-aminomutase — protein: MANSPKAKKSAEAYKRAQHVIPGGVNSPVRAFKSVGGTPRFFKKAAGAYVTDVDGNAYIDYIGSWGPMLFGHADPDVIKAVKKAAGHSTSFGAPTVIEIELASLVCELVPSIEKVRFVNSGTEATMSAARLARGFTGRDKIIKFEGNYHGHGDSFLIAAGSGAMTFGAPNSPGVTPGTAQDTLLARYNDLSHVEAIVKANEGEIACIILEPIAGNMGCVPPKPGFLEGLRSLCDTHGILLIFDEVMTGFRVAPGGAQALYGVLPDLTTLGKIVGGGLPVGAYGGRADVMDYVSPVGPVYQAGTLSGNPLAMHAGFATLKKIADDPSFYSRLEIYGAALEEGVRDILFSLGHSCYTTRVGSMGCLFFTDVEVVDYATAKTCDTETYGRFFHAMLDAGVYLAPSQFEAYFFSTEHGPKELGDTLKAYRKALEVALG
- the hemH gene encoding ferrochelatase; the encoded protein is MTPRQFLKKYEYDQRLITGAYYSTDPLELEKGDKVAVVLLNLGGPNSTKDVAPFLYNLFMDPAIIDIPLKGILRHWISSLISKTRSKKVAKDYEEIGGGSPINRLTKEQADHLEKHLNEAYGKKAGVSFHTYVAMRYWHPTSEEAAAQMKADGITKVILMPLYPQYSKTTTGSSLLYWWMLEEAGEINAWPTTFAFEYAANPKYLKALNERIDEALQRFPREIRNDVHLVFSAHGTPTREMKERRDPYCCLVNSTVEQVMNTRTDDRTFHVAFQSKVGPAEWLTPSTPDKLEELAKKEVKAVLMVPVAFVSDHVETAFELDIEIREEAEDFGIHHYEVVSGLNSHPLFIEALGEVTVSQLVLPNQADVQTSGDGAPADARSYPLRPLNKLPRYKSEDRCTRCHQCELITEARKWTIDGGPAINAPSVSTESAA
- the hemF gene encoding oxygen-dependent coproporphyrinogen oxidase produces the protein MATRMQTFVQRLQDDICHAFEALDGGAAFQEDFWSREGGGGGRTRVMAGGVVFEKAGVNTSAVHGILPERMAKVLDVPATQFFATGISLVVHPRSPYVPTVHANFRYFALGENLHAPIDQWFGGGADLTPYYPYIEDAQHFHREWKKVCDAHPLASYAEFKARCDAYFYLRHRKETRGVGGIFFDYVRNEPEEAFNYVQDAGNTFLDAYLPIVNRRKDQPYGDREKQYHETRRGRYVEFNLLFDRGTRFGIETDGRTESILMSLPPAVQWHYDWQPEPGSPEEKAQWFFEPRDWLSL
- a CDS encoding family 4C encapsulin nanocompartment shell protein translates to MTIIEYAPTEEEILDFVNDSIRQMQETAIEPKYIMLGPEAYTTMQQAMGKRFNRDAGAFETYQFFPIVVDPLRKDTVCVLPAPARCVDEVTIQRVG
- a CDS encoding RNA pseudouridine synthase — encoded protein: MDQGKSAGNHKGSQGKGRKSRSVSTDAPLSLADGIAMVASRVLYMDNHLLIVNKPAGTLTQGDASGDKDLHSLAKAYLKDHFNKPGNVFLALVHRLDRPVSGVMVFPRTSKAASRVTQQFKQRTIEKRYIAMVEGRLTGSETLVNYVWKDHRKVRVVTADHPKGLRAELTYKSLAIEGNRSLVEVKLGTGRPHQIRVQLANIGHRIIGDFRYRAKTELDGRNLALHSYLLRLEHPTLGEKMGWTAPPPDSWGTAFKAHIKGLVKG
- a CDS encoding MmcQ/YjbR family DNA-binding protein, with the translated sequence MNFETFCNYCLQKKGVTETFPFDETTLVYKVMGKMFALTNIEARPLSINLKCDPERAIELREAYEAVQPGYHMSKKHWNTVVCDGTLPDADVRELIDHSYALVVKGLTRADRDRLAVL
- a CDS encoding TM2 domain-containing protein yields the protein MESERVGKGNILKNTASKAAHAMRAMPQAFVAAPAAPYQQVDPMVHNQLVRELHTYRRKNEGIARVLCYLGGFLGLHRFYVGQVGYGILMLATLGGVLVWWILDIAKVRSMVTAYNAEQDRREAADEPPIGMDYVPVATPDAFLDYPAWGQARLNPKGKPQTRWGKRREFIADALALLFFGFLLGAITGGSGYNGAAYAVVTMVLMINFVDMLVPWHQWPFVGGMIHWDYRLRLFYHFNEPGRRWKLYIRPLLGLLYAPFNKKARTEVLLYLELGSVFVAGKLVLGLFFGDTWEMIRTLNFDGFMGNWAESMALGFITVYGFAAPIGALLMKHVLLRRENYIRWGLSLVVIFFLYTGYMNG